A single Kryptolebias marmoratus isolate JLee-2015 linkage group LG16, ASM164957v2, whole genome shotgun sequence DNA region contains:
- the pigv gene encoding palmitoyltransferase ZDHHC18-A — MTMDVRAVLEFAAVTRGLSLFLQAVLNAAIPDHDADAFRPPRTEEPLYLDSVVEWLFGGLSHWDAEHFLFIAERGYLYEHNFAFFPLFPVVLRGLAETLLWPLSSWLSVRGRLLLAVSLGNSALFLLSAVALHALSRAVLQDRRLALLSSLLYCVTPANVFMTAGYSESLFAALTFGGLFLLEKGFTFRACLALSIATAARSNGLVNIGFLLYLPSLHAISQIRVYRTTRKGYSKVLHYFWVVVRLLLTSLLGTTIIALPFCAFQYYGYRTFCTPSTSLEQVHLALLSLAERRGYRVPNENGPPPLWCMRPLPLLYSHIQDVYWDVGFLRYFELKQMPNFILALPMATLGIMAVYAYFQANPELCLRLGLWDAGAKAGLDKPTPGFFNPKVFVYVVHSAVLLVFGTLCMHVQVLTRFMASSSPVPFWISAHLLLLNEPLLHRRKTSDPSVQLQTDFRNTCKHIPQNPVTALLPHFKACSPTTQCILGYFLSYWLLGLALHCNFLPWT; from the exons ATGACCATGGATGTCAGAGCAGTTCTGGAGTTCGCCGCCGTCACCAGGGGTCTCTCCCTGTTTTTACAG GCTGTCCTGAACGCTGCCATCCCTGACCATGACGCTGATGCCTTCAGGCCCCCTCGGACAGAGGAGCCCCTGTacctggactctgtggtggagTGGCTCTTCGGTGGCCTCTCGCACTGGGATGCCGAGCATTTCCTCTTCATCGCAGAGAGAGGCTACCTCTACGAGCACAACTTTgcatttttccccctcttccCCGTCGTCCTGCGGGGGCTGGCGGAGACGCTGCTGTGGCCCCTCAGCAGCTGGCTGAGCGTGCGGGGGCGGCTGCTGCTGGCTGTGTCTCTGGGCAACAGTGCCCTCTTCCTGCTGAGCGCCGTCGCCCTGCACGCCCTCAGCAGAGCGGTCCTGCAGGACAGGCGTCTGGCTCTGCTCTCCAGCCTTCTGTACTGCGTCACGCCGGCCAACGTTTTCATGACGGCTGGCTACTCGGAGAGCCTGTTCGCCGCGCTGACGTTCGGTGGTCTGTTCCTCCTGGAGAAGGGCTTCACCTTCAGAGCCTGCCTGGCCCTCAGCATCGCCACCGCGGCGCGCTCCAACGGGCTTGTTAACATAGGCTTCCTTCTGTATCTCCCGTCGCTGCACGCCATTTCACAGATTCGCGTCTACCGCACGACCAGAAAGGGCTACAGCAAAGTCCTGCACTACTTCTGGGTCGTGGTCCGCCTCCTGCTCACCTCCCTCTTGGGGACCACAATTATTGCGCTCCCCTTCTGTGCGTTTCAGTACTACGGCTACAGGACGTTCTGCACCCCGTCCACCTCCCTGGAGCAGGTCCACCTGGCTCTCCTGTCTCTGGCTGAGCGGAGGGGCTACCGGGTCCCAAACGAGAACGGCCCCCCTCCCCTGTGGTGCATGAGACCCCTGCCTTTGCTTTATTCACACATTCAGGACGTGTACTGGGACGTGGGCTTCCTCCGATACTTTGAGCTGAAGCAGATGCCAAACTTCATTCTGGCTTTGCCCATGGCCACGCTCGGCATCATGGCCGTTTATGCATATTTTCAAGCCAACCCGGAGCTCTGTTTGAGGCTCGGGCTTTGGGACGCGGGCGCCAAAGCGGGACTGGACAAACCCACGCCGGGCTTCTTCAACCCCAAAGTCTTTGTGTACGTCGTGCATTCAGCCGTGCTCCTCGTTTTCGGGACGCTCTGCATGCACGTGCAG GTTTTGACCAGGTTCATGGCCTCCTCGTCTCCCGTGCCCTTCTGGATAAGCGCccacctgctcctcctgaaCGAGCCTCTTCTTCACCGGAGGAAAACCTCCGACCCCAGCGTGCAGTTACAGACTGATTTCAGAAATACCTGCAAGCACATTCCCCAAAACCCCGTCACCGCACTGCTGCCCCACTTTAAAGCCTGCTCCCCGACCACCCAGTGCATCCTTGGATACTTCCTGTCGTACTGGCTGCTGGGCCTCGCGCTGCACTGTAACTTCCTGCCGTGGACTTGA